From Campylobacter upsaliensis, the proteins below share one genomic window:
- a CDS encoding TerC family protein, whose protein sequence is MFEWVFSPDAWVTLITLSALEIVLGVDNIIFLAILVSKLPLEHRDKGRILGLGFAMVTRILLLLSLFWVMKLITPLFSLYVGDVGNLSEEVKNAALFSLSFFAFFSGGIADFEGLKYWGEISGRDLVLFFGGLFLIIKSIKEIKEEILSEHSDDDKPHIKISSKLWVVVAEIAIIDIVFSLDSVITAVGIADNIEIMIIAVILAVLVMLFASKPIADFVERYPSIKILALAFLIMIGVVLVAESLELHFGKAYIYVAMVFALGTEILNIIAAKKKNKRKEK, encoded by the coding sequence ATGTTTGAATGGGTTTTCAGCCCCGATGCGTGGGTAACGCTCATCACCTTAAGCGCACTTGAAATTGTGCTTGGTGTAGATAATATCATTTTTTTAGCGATTTTAGTCAGCAAACTTCCGCTAGAACATAGGGATAAGGGGCGCATTTTAGGACTTGGCTTTGCGATGGTTACGCGAATTTTGCTTTTGCTTTCGCTATTTTGGGTGATGAAGCTTATAACGCCTTTATTTTCTCTTTATGTCGGCGATGTGGGAAATTTAAGCGAGGAAGTCAAAAATGCAGCCCTTTTTAGCTTAAGCTTTTTTGCCTTTTTTAGTGGCGGTATAGCAGACTTTGAGGGGCTTAAATACTGGGGAGAAATTTCTGGTAGGGATTTGGTTTTATTTTTCGGGGGCTTGTTTTTGATTATTAAGTCCATAAAGGAAATTAAAGAAGAAATTTTAAGTGAGCATAGTGATGATGATAAGCCCCATATTAAAATAAGCTCCAAACTCTGGGTAGTCGTAGCCGAAATCGCCATTATAGACATTGTCTTTTCACTTGATAGTGTGATTACAGCGGTAGGGATAGCGGATAATATTGAAATTATGATTATCGCGGTGATTTTGGCAGTTTTAGTGATGCTTTTTGCCTCTAAGCCCATTGCAGATTTTGTGGAGAGGTATCCTAGTATCAAAATTCTAGCCTTAGCCTTTTTGATTATGATAGGTGTGGTTTTAGTGGCGGAGAGTTTAGAGCTTCACTTTGGCAAGGCTTACATTTATGTGGCTATGGTCTTTGCTCTTGGAACAGAAATTCTTAATATCATCGCCGCAAAGAAAAAAAATAAAAGAAAGGAGAAGTAA
- a CDS encoding alkylphosphonate utilization protein — MAKDSNGTELNAGDSVSVIKDLKVKGASTTLKRGTTIKNIKLTNKDNEIEAKVDKFGTLVLKTEFLKKI, encoded by the coding sequence ATGGCAAAGGATTCAAACGGCACAGAGCTTAATGCTGGAGATAGCGTGAGTGTGATTAAGGATTTAAAGGTCAAAGGTGCTAGCACAACTCTAAAGCGTGGCACAACGATTAAAAACATCAAACTTACAAATAAAGACAACGAAATCGAAGCTAAGGTTGATAAATTTGGCACTTTAGTGTTAAAGACTGAATTTTTAAAGAAAATTTAG